The Picosynechococcus sp. PCC 7003 genomic interval TGGTACGGGGTGAGGATACGCCGGAGAGTGATATTGATTTTTTGATTGATTATGACCCCAATAAGACTACGCCTTGGTTTCCGGGGGGGCTTTTGATGGATTTACAGGATTTGTTAGGGCGGCGGGTTGATGTGCTGACTGAGGATGGGATTAGTGTTTTGATTAGGGATCGCATTTTGGCGGAGGCTCAACCGCTATGAGTGAGGACAAGGATCTAATTTATTTGGAGCATATTTTGGAGTGTATCGAGGCTGTCCAAAGCTACACGGTCAAAGGGCAGAACGATTTTCTGGAAAATGCTTTGGTTCAGGATGCGGTTTTGCGTCGGTTGCAGATTATGGCGGAATCAACCCAGCGGCTTTCCGATAGCTTGAAAACCCAAGCGCCTAATGTTGATTGGCGCGGACTGGCGGGTTTTCGGAATGTTTTAGTTCATGATTATTTAGGCGGCATTAGTTTAAATCGAGTTTGGGATTCAATCGCCAATAATTTACCTGCATTAAAGTCTGAGGTCGAATTAATGCTAACGAAGAAAAAAGGTGGAGTTTGAAATATGAGTGAATTAAATTTGATAACGCTTAAAGAAAGTGACGTCGAAATTATCGATGGTGATCGAGGCAAAAATTATCCAAAAACAGAAGATTTCAAGAAAAAAGGCTACTGTTTGTTTTTGAGTACCAAAAATGTTAGAGAGGACGGTTTTGATTTTTCGGATTGTCAATTTATCTCCAAGCAAAAAGATGAATCATTAAGAAAAGGAAAGCTCAGAAGAAATGATATTGTTTTAACAACCAGGGGAACTTTAGGCAATATTGGTTTTTTCACAAAATCAATTCCTTTTGGAGAGATTAGGATAAATTCTGGAATGGTAATTTTGAGATGTCAAAAAAATGTACTTCCTGAGTTTCTCTATTTATTTTTAAAATCTAATTTATTTAAATATCAAGTTCAATCCTTTTCTAGTGGTTCAGCTCAACCCCAGTTACCAATTAGGGACTTACAAGAAATATTAATTCCCTTACTAAATTTAGAAGAGCAAAAGGCGATCGCCGCCGTTTTATCCTGCCTAGATGTGAAGATTGAGAACCTGAGAAAACAGAACGAGACCCTAGAGGCGATCGCCCAGACATTATTCAAACATTGGTTTATCGATTTCGAGTTCCCCAACCAAGACGGCAAACCT includes:
- a CDS encoding DUF86 domain-containing protein, which codes for MSEDKDLIYLEHILECIEAVQSYTVKGQNDFLENALVQDAVLRRLQIMAESTQRLSDSLKTQAPNVDWRGLAGFRNVLVHDYLGGISLNRVWDSIANNLPALKSEVELMLTKKKGGV
- a CDS encoding nucleotidyltransferase family protein is translated as MGLKDLLEEKREIILEIAAKHGAFNVRVFGSVVRGEDTPESDIDFLIDYDPNKTTPWFPGGLLMDLQDLLGRRVDVLTEDGISVLIRDRILAEAQPL
- a CDS encoding restriction endonuclease subunit S produces the protein MSELNLITLKESDVEIIDGDRGKNYPKTEDFKKKGYCLFLSTKNVREDGFDFSDCQFISKQKDESLRKGKLRRNDIVLTTRGTLGNIGFFTKSIPFGEIRINSGMVILRCQKNVLPEFLYLFLKSNLFKYQVQSFSSGSAQPQLPIRDLQEILIPLLNLEEQKAIAAVLSCLDVKIENLRKQNETLEAIAQTLFKHWFIDFEFPNQDGKPYKSSGGAMIPSELGEIPEGWRVESLDSIADFLNGLALQKYPPENENDILPVIKIRELKQRITDNTDKATKNIPEQYVIDNGDIIFSWSGSLEVAIWCLGKGALNQHLFKVTSEKFPKWFYHQWVLSHLKIFQHIAKSKATTMGHIQRKHLTEALCVVPTDNQLKDFNNVFSPLLDKSIKNALEIQTLTKTRDTLLPKLMSGQLRVN